In Panthera tigris isolate Pti1 chromosome C1, P.tigris_Pti1_mat1.1, whole genome shotgun sequence, the following proteins share a genomic window:
- the GALNT3 gene encoding polypeptide N-acetylgalactosaminyltransferase 3: MAHLKRLVKLHLKRHYHKKFWKLGAVIFFFIIFLILMQREVSVQYSKEESRMERNIKNKNKMFDLMIEAVNNIKDAMPKMQIGAPVRQNIDAGERPCLQGYYTAAELKPVLDRPPQDSNAPGASGKAFKTTNLSIEEQKEKERGEAKHCFNAFASDRISLHRDLGPDTRPPECIEQKFKRCPPLPTTSVIIVFHNEAWSTLLRTVHSVLYSSPAILLKEIILVDDASVDEYLHDKLEEYIKQFSIVKIVRQRERKGLITARLLGATVATAETLTFLDAHCECFYGWLEPLLARIAENYTAVVSPDIASIDLNTFEFNKPSPYGSNHNRGNFDWSLSFGWESLPDHERQRRKDETYPIKTPTFAGGLFSISKEYFEYIGTYDEEMEIWGGENIEMSFRVWQCGGQLEIMPCSVVGHVFRSKSPHTFPKGTQVIARNQVRLAEVWMDEYKEIFYRRNTDAAKIVKQKSFGDLSKRFEIKHRLQCKNFTWYLNTIYPEAYVPDLNPVISGYIKSIGQPLCLDVGENNQGGKPLILYTCHGLGGNQYFEYSAQREIRHNIQKELCLHAAQGLVQLRACAYKGHKTVASGEQIWEIQKDQLLYNPFLKMCLSANGEHPSLVSCNPSDPLQKWIFSQND, translated from the exons ATGGCTCACCTAAAACGACTAGTAAAATTACATCTTAAAAGACATTATCATAAAAAGTTCTGGAAACTTGGggcagtaatttttttctttataatatttttgattttaatgCAAAGAGAAGTAAGTGTTCAATATTCCAAAGAGGAATCACGGatggaaagaaacataaaaaacaaaaacaagatgttTGATTTAATGATAGAAGCTGTAAACAATATTAAAGATGCAATGCCAAAAATGCAAATAGGAGCACCGGTCAGGCAAAACATTGATGCTGGTGAGAGACCCTGTTTGCAAGGATATTATACAGCAGCAGAATTGAAACCTGTTCTTGACCGCCCACCTCAGGATTCTAATGCACCTGGTGCTTCTGGTAAAGCATTCAAGACAACCAATTTAAGTATtgaagagcagaaggaaaaagaacgtGGAGAAGCAAAACACTGTTTTAATGCTTTTGCAAGTGACAGGATTTCTCTACACCGAGATCTTGGACCAGACACTCGACCTCCTGA ATGTATTGAACAAAAATTTAAGCGCTGTCCTCCCCTGCCTACCACCAGTGTCATAATAGTTTTTCATAATGAAGCCTGGTCCACGCTGCTTAGAACTGTCCACAGTGTGCTTTATTCTTCCCCTGCCATACTGCTGAAGGAAATCATTTTGGTGGATGATGCTAGTGTAGATG agtaCTTACATGATAAACTAgaggaatatataaaacaattttctaTAGTAAAAATAGttagacaaagagagagaaaaggtctGATCACTGCCAGGTTGCTAGGAGCAACAGTTGCAACAGCTGAAACCCTCACATTTTTAGATGCTCAct GTGAGTGTTTCTATGGTTGGTTAGAACCTTTGTTGGCCAGGATAGCTGAGAATTACACTGCCGTGGTGAGTCCGGATATTGCATCCATAGATCTGAACACATTTGAATTCAACAAACCCTCTCCTTATGGAAGCAATCACAACCGTGGAAACTTTGACTGGAGCCTTTCCTTTGGCTGGGAATCGCTTCCTGATCAcgagaggcaaagaaggaaagatgaaacCTACCCAATTAA AACACCCACTTTTGCAGGAGGCCTTTTTTCCAtatcaaaagaatattttgaatatattggaacttatgatgaagaaatggaaatctgGGGAGGTGAAAATATAGAAATGTCTTTCAGA GTATGGCAATGTGGTGGGCAGTTGGAGATTATGCCTTGCTCTGTTGTTGGACATGTCTTTCGCAGCAAAAGCCCTCATACCTTTCCAAAAGGCACTCAGGTGATTGCTCGCAACCAAGTTCGCCTTGCAGAAGTCTGGATGGATGAAtacaaggaaatattttataggaGAAACACAGATGCAGCAAAAATTGTTAAACAA aaATCATTTGGTGATCTTTCAAAAAGATTTGAAATAAAGCACCGCCTTCAATGTAAAAATTTTACATGGTATCTGAACACTATTTATCCAGAAGCATATGTGCCAGACCTTAATCCTGTTATATCTGGATAT ATTAAAAGCATTGGTCAGCCTTTGTGTCTGGATGTTGGAGAAAATAATcaaggaggcaaaccattaaTTTTGTATACATGCCATGGACTCGGGGGAAACCAG TATTTTGAATACTCGGCTCAACGTGAAATTCGCCACAACATCCAGAAGGAATTATGTCTTCATGCTGCTCAAGGTCTTGTTCAGCTGAGGGCATGTGCCTACAAAGGTCACAAGACAGTGGCCAGTGGAGAACAGATATGGGAGATCCAAAAG GATCAACTTCTATATAATCCATTCTTAAAAATGTGCCTTTCAGCAAATGGAGAGCATCCAAGCTTAGTGTCATGCAATCCGTCAGATCCACTGCAAAAATGGATTTTTAGCCAAAATGATTAA